TCACCGAATTTTATGAAGAAGGATTCATTCAAGATTATACAATTCGGTTTAAAGGAATGGTCTTCCTGAATGACGTCGTCACTCTCCAGGCAGAACTGGCAGAGGAAAATGAGAACATCCTCAGATTCAACGTTAGAGCAGTCAATCAAAACGGCAATGAAGTCATTAAGGGAGATGTCCTGTATCATCGGTATGCTTCTTAATAACCAAAAACCCGGCATAGAATTGCTGGGTTTATGCCATTTAGGTCTAAAACGGGTTTTTCAGGAAAAACGCTTCGGGTTTGAGAATTTTAACAAAATCTCGAATTTCAATATAGAAATAGCAGAAACGAGGTGTTAAAACCAAGTGAACTTTG
The window above is part of the Mesobacillus jeotgali genome. Proteins encoded here:
- a CDS encoding MaoC/PaaZ C-terminal domain-containing protein codes for the protein MSSLAELKVGESLKEVQLDPVDRITLIKYAGASGDYNPIHTIDEEAKKAGLPGIIAHGMWTMGNLAKLFTEFYEEGFIQDYTIRFKGMVFLNDVVTLQAELAEENENILRFNVRAVNQNGNEVIKGDVLYHRYAS